From a region of the Oryzias melastigma strain HK-1 linkage group LG4, ASM292280v2, whole genome shotgun sequence genome:
- the enc3 gene encoding ectodermal-neural cortex 3 → MSVSNHENRKSRSSSGSMNIQLFHKTSHADSLLTQLNLLRKRKVFTDVVLKAGNRSFPCHRAVLASCSRYFEAMFSGGLRESRADDVNFHDSLHPEVLELLLDYAYSARVIINEENAESLLEAGDMLQFHDIRDAAAEFLEKNLHPSNCLGMMLLSDAHQCQRLYELSWRMCLANFATLFRTEDFLSLPGDKVKELILSEELEVEDESLVYEAVIDWVKADMEQRHGELPELLRCVRLALLPESYLLNNVASEELVMCHKVGREIVEDAVRCKMRILQNDGIVTGFCARPRKVSQALLLLGGQTFMCDKVYMIDNKTKEITPKTDIPSPRKECSACAIGCKVYVTGGRGSENGASKDVWVYDTLHDEWSKAAPMLVARFGHGSAELDHMLYVVGGHTSLAGSFPASPSVSLKQVEQYDPQTNKWTLVAPLREGVSNAAVVGAKNKLFAFGGTSVNRDKYPKVQCFDPCQNRWSVPASCPQLWRYTAAAVVGNHVVVIGGDTEFSASSAYRFNSETYQWSKFGDVTARRISCHAVASGNRLYVVGGYFGAQRCKTLDCYDPSSDSWDSVTSVPYSLIPTAFVSTWKYLPA, encoded by the exons ATGTCTGTCAGCAACCACGAAAACAGGAAGTCTCGCTCCAGTTCCGGCTCCATGAATATCCAACTCTTCCACAAGACGTCCCATGCCGACAGCTTGTTGACTCAACTCAACCTGTTGCGCAAACGCAAAGTCTTCACTGATGTCGTGCTGAAGGCTGGCAACCGCTCCTTCCCCTGCCACCGGGCTGTGCTGGCCTCCTGCAGCCGCTACTTTGAAGCCATGTTCAGCGGAGGGCTCAGGGAAAGCCGTGCCGATGACGTCAACTTCCACGACTCGCTCCACCCAGAagtgctggagctgctgctcgACTACGCCTACTCGGCTAGAGTCATCATCAACGAAGAAAATGCAGAGTCGCTGCTTGAGGCTGGAGACATGCTTCAGTTCCACGACATCAGGGATGCAGCAGCAGAGTTCCTGGAAAAGAACCTGCACCCGTCTAACTGTCTGGGGATGATGCTGCTGTCCGACGCCCATCAGTGCCAAAGACTGTACGAGCTGTCGTGGAGGATGTGCCTGGCCAACTTTGCCACTCTCTTCAGGACGGAAGACTTCCTCAGTCTGCCTGGAGACAAAGTCAAAGAGTTGATTCTGAGTGAGGAACTGGAGGTGGAGGATGAGAGTCTGGTGTATGAGGCTGTCATAGACTGGGTCAAGGCAGACATGGAGCAGAGGCATGGCGAGCTGCCCGAGCTGCTGCGCTGTGTCCGACTGGCACTGCTGCCCGAGTCCTACTTGCTGAACAACGTGGCCTCAGAAGAGCTTGTGATGTGCCACAAAGTGGGCCGTGAGATCGTTGAAGACGCCGTGCGGTGCAAGATGAGGATCCTCCAGAATGATGGCATCGTAACCGGGTTCTGTGCGCGGCCCAGAAAAGTCAGCCAGGCACTTCTGCTGCTGGGCGGACAAACGTTCATGTGCGATAAAGTCTACATGATCGATAACAAGACCAAGGAGATCACTCCCAAAACAGACATCCCCAGCCCCAGGAAAGAGTGCAGTGCCTGTGCTATCGGCTGCAAG GTCTATGTCACTGGAGGCCGTGGCTCTGAGAATGGAGCATCCAAAGATGTCTGGGTCTATGACACCTTACACGACGAGTGGTCCAAAGCGGCGCCAATGTTGGTAGCCAGGTTTGGACACGGTTCTGCAGAACTTGACCACATGCTGTATGTGGTAGGAGGACACACATCTCTTGCTGGATCCTTCCCAGCTTCCCCATCCGTCTCCCTCAAACAGGTGGAACAGTACGACCCTCAGACTAATAAGTGGACCCTGGTGGCGCCCCTCAGAGAAGGTGTGAGCAATGCTGCCGTCGTTGGTGCCAAAAACAAACTGTTCGCTTTTGGGGGCACCAGTGTCAACAGAGACAAATATCCCAAGGTGCAGTGCTTCGACCCCTGCCAGAATCGGTGGTCGGTACCTGCAAGTTGCCCACAGCTGTGGCGGTACACAGCGGCGGCCGTGGTCGGCAATCACGTGGTTGTGATTGGGGGGGATACGGAGTTCTCGGCCAGTTCTGCGTACCGGTTCAACAGTGAGACGTACCAGTGGTCAAAGTTCGGCGATGTGACCGCCAGAAGGATCAGCTGTCACGCCGTGGCCTCAGGAAACAGACTTTATGTGGTCGGTGGCTACTTTGGGGCTCAGAGGTGTAAGACTTTAGACTGCTACGATCCATCTTCAGACTCCTGGGACAGTGTGACCAGTGTGCCGTACTCGCTCATTCCGACTGCCTTCGTCAGCACCTGGAAGTACCTCCCAGCATAG